The following coding sequences lie in one Vibrio spartinae genomic window:
- a CDS encoding methyl-accepting chemotaxis protein yields the protein MFFDAVSIKKKVIWSMAFAVLASTVIVGGIAQYQSREVLEHRLVDIELPSFLDGIRHQIDREVAELLLASEQLANNEFVKATIDTTHIDSKSEKVLIQQLNNLKQQYHLNDASVANRKTADYWNQKGFLRKLNHQQDQWFYQFVASGKPTMVSMFQEPNGDVKMFANYQSVKSGTLSGMSKSMDDMVRLLDGFRIEDSGFVFLTDAQGDVKIHPDKALSAQTLSDLYGAKATTLLGKDGFHLIEAQYQGEDVFVASEYIPSMHWYVIASVPKRETYAEMNHAAQNMMLSTAVIAALFIFMSALLANSITKPIRQIATRFAALGKGDGDLSQRIEIVGNDEITQLSLGFNDFIEKIHQSMQEVASTSRTLSHESQVVAEKAHLTHDNSQSQRDQTIQVVTAMNEMGATISEIASNAAIAASTANDASVSSDSGQVVVNQAKDAIHRLAEDMQNSAQVVEKLAATTQEIGSILAVIHEISDQTNLLALNAAIEAARAGEQGRGFAVVAEEVRNLAGRTAASTEQIQVMMTQLKNDSGNAVQAMHAGQERTQEGVTAAESTVEQLRQISERIYEITDRNTQVATATEEQSVAVQSINENIEEINAINELTTATSEELADASRELKTLSERLDHLVGGFRL from the coding sequence ATGTTTTTCGATGCAGTGAGTATTAAGAAGAAAGTCATATGGAGTATGGCATTTGCCGTACTCGCATCAACTGTCATTGTGGGCGGGATTGCCCAGTACCAGTCCAGAGAGGTTCTGGAACATCGTCTGGTGGATATTGAATTACCATCGTTTTTGGATGGCATCCGCCATCAAATCGACCGAGAAGTTGCGGAACTATTGCTGGCTTCTGAGCAGCTGGCAAATAATGAATTTGTTAAAGCCACGATTGATACAACCCACATTGACTCAAAGTCAGAAAAAGTATTGATTCAGCAACTGAACAATCTCAAACAGCAATATCATCTTAATGATGCCTCGGTTGCGAACCGCAAAACAGCCGATTACTGGAATCAGAAAGGTTTTTTGCGCAAGCTCAATCATCAACAGGATCAATGGTTTTATCAGTTTGTCGCATCCGGAAAACCGACGATGGTGAGTATGTTCCAAGAGCCGAATGGCGATGTGAAGATGTTTGCTAATTATCAATCGGTTAAGAGCGGGACTTTATCCGGGATGTCAAAGTCGATGGATGACATGGTGCGTTTGCTGGACGGGTTCCGGATCGAAGACTCTGGTTTTGTGTTTCTGACTGATGCGCAAGGCGATGTGAAAATTCATCCGGACAAGGCGCTGTCGGCCCAAACATTGTCGGATCTTTATGGTGCTAAAGCAACGACACTGCTCGGTAAGGATGGCTTTCATCTGATTGAAGCGCAGTACCAAGGTGAAGATGTTTTTGTGGCAAGTGAATACATCCCGTCGATGCACTGGTACGTCATTGCGTCTGTACCGAAGCGTGAAACTTATGCGGAAATGAATCATGCCGCGCAAAATATGATGCTGAGTACAGCGGTGATTGCAGCGCTATTTATTTTTATGAGTGCGTTGCTGGCGAATAGCATTACCAAACCGATTCGGCAGATTGCGACACGTTTTGCTGCGCTCGGCAAAGGTGATGGTGATCTCTCTCAGCGCATTGAGATTGTCGGCAATGATGAAATTACTCAGCTTTCACTCGGTTTTAATGATTTTATCGAGAAAATTCATCAATCGATGCAGGAAGTGGCATCGACGAGCCGGACTTTGTCACATGAGTCTCAAGTGGTCGCAGAGAAAGCCCATCTGACACACGATAACAGTCAGAGCCAGCGTGATCAGACCATCCAAGTGGTGACCGCGATGAATGAAATGGGGGCAACCATCAGTGAAATTGCATCGAATGCTGCGATTGCCGCTTCAACCGCCAACGATGCCTCGGTGAGTAGTGACTCGGGTCAGGTTGTGGTTAATCAGGCTAAAGATGCGATTCACCGACTGGCTGAAGATATGCAAAATTCCGCACAAGTGGTTGAAAAACTGGCCGCAACAACGCAGGAAATAGGTTCGATTCTGGCCGTAATTCATGAGATTTCTGATCAGACTAATCTATTGGCACTGAATGCTGCGATTGAAGCTGCGCGAGCAGGAGAACAGGGCCGAGGTTTCGCGGTCGTGGCTGAAGAGGTGCGTAATCTCGCAGGGCGGACAGCCGCTTCAACGGAGCAGATTCAAGTGATGATGACGCAGTTGAAAAATGATTCGGGCAATGCCGTACAGGCCATGCATGCCGGACAAGAGCGAACGCAAGAAGGGGTGACGGCTGCTGAAAGTACGGTGGAACAATTACGCCAGATTTCAGAGCGAATCTACGAAATCACGGATAGAAATACACAGGTGGCGACAGCCACTGAAGAGCAATCTGTCGCGGTACAGAGTATCAATGAGAATATTGAAGAAATTAATGCGATCAATGAACTGACGACAGCAACCTCAGAGGAACTGGCAGATGCCAGTCGCGAACTGAAAACCCTTTCAGAACGTTTGGATCATTTGGTTGGTGGTTTCAGGCTCTAA
- a CDS encoding chromosome partitioning protein ParA, whose product MNDFEQELAALAEQDGGQKEATLPSLDEQKAIVAKLKELEAKGELTPEVLEEYFGQYAADAGVPIH is encoded by the coding sequence ATGAACGATTTTGAACAAGAACTCGCTGCGTTGGCAGAACAAGATGGCGGTCAGAAAGAAGCCACGCTGCCTTCTTTGGATGAACAGAAAGCCATTGTGGCAAAGCTGAAAGAATTAGAAGCGAAAGGGGAACTGACGCCCGAAGTATTAGAAGAATATTTCGGTCAGTATGCCGCTGATGCCGGGGTTCCGATTCATTAG